The region tttttacgAAAGTATGTTATTCTTTCCCCGAGTCTATGCACAACCTTTTTCATACGATAACTTGCAATCCTTTCCCATCTTTGGCAAAGTTTGGGCCTTTGGGGCCTCCACAATCCATGAATTCTGCTAGTATTACAAATTTTAAATGCACATCCACATCTTGGATTGAATTGATTTTCCAATATTTTCATACTTCCTAAATATGAGTACAAGCCAAAATCATATGGACTACATAAAAAGGCAAATTATATACATAATTCTAATACGGGAACTTATTCCCGGTCATCGTTGGATTGGATAGGATATATTTTCCGCAATATTTCATGACAGTATCACTCACCCGCCGGCCGCCGCAATAAAATATTTCGCGGTTAATATATCACCGTCAAATTGGCAGTGGATAATTTGCCTTTTAATATTATATACTACATTATTCTCGTGCTACCGCCTACAATGCTGAAAACATTATATAATTATTACTCATTTATCCATTTACAGTATACGCACATCTATCTTGGGCCACGTGGGGCTCCGTCCCTTTTTTGGTATGTTTCAATGGAAAAGTCATTTATTTAGTATATTTGTTCAAAGAATCCCATTTATGATACAGAACGGCTGTACTTGTGGGAATCACCCATTAACCCCCAGAACAAGTGGCGTTCTGGGTCATTttattaagaaaaaaaaaattctctTTTCCCCGGAATAAACTTGTGTTAGTGTGTTTTTGAAGGAAATAAAATTAGGTGAAGGGCTATTTTTGGACTCCTATATTAAATAAATGGAAAATTTTTGTAGTTAATTTTTTTTGTTGGGTTGTAATGTAAACCTATTTTATGtgtgtattttttaatttaaataaaaaatcgTATAAATAAGACTTTTCTAACTCCAAAAAGGGTGTCGTGCAATGTGAGTGCAAAATTTTTAGGTCAGGGTATATTTTGGCACGTGCGTATGTAAATAACCGTAGATTTTTTGGGTTCCAAATTTTTTTGTTGTGTTGTAATGTAAACCTATATTTTGGGAaaaatttaattttgaattaaaaatttatATGACCAACACTTTTGTAGCTTGGAAGATGGTGTCTTGAGCGGCGAGTGCGTAATTGTCATGGGGGGCAAATTTGTGTACGGGCATATTTAAATAACCGAAAATTTGTTTAAGTCCATTTTTCTATTGTTTGGTAGGTATGTAAAAAAAATTTAAGTCTGtatgattaaatataaaattttatttattcgaGAAAGGGTGTCATAACGTTAAATGTAAAAATGTTAACTGTTAGATGTACACACAAAATGAATGTGCAATGAGCATTGGAAACCAAAATATTATGATAGAACAAGTaaataatgaaatggaaaacaaggaaaCGGAACCATATTACAAGTAGATTGCTTGTAATAGCAGTAGTACATATGTTTGACAATAAGATCACGTGTTTCAGTGTGGGCGCCCTGGGCATTTCTTACTACGCTTGGTGTGACCTTGGTTACATACACTACATTTCTTTCCAGACCACGGACCATCAATCTCCGTTCGGATCCGCACCGATTGTCCCTTATCCCCGCGCTTTTTCTTTAGCTTTTTCAAGGACTCTTCCGGCACTAACTTTCCGTACCTCTGCCACGGTACGGGTAAGTCGTAGTTCCAGTATTGAGTTGGTTCCAACGGATAAATTATTGGCCTGTACAAGTCCTGCATTGTTTGGTTCTTATGGAAATTTTCGATTAAATGCTCCCAACTCAATCCATGTGTTATACAACCTGCCATTGCATGAGAGCACAACATGTGATGGGTCGCCCATTTTCCATAGGTGCACGTACGGTCATTGAGGTTGACAACCTGGGTTTTACCTCCCTTTACCGTTCCCTTAGCAGTTATGTACTGATGTGTTAGTATTTTCATAATCCCGTGGAGACGATGGAAAGTAATAATCGTATGTCCTGTTGCCTTCCTCCGAATTTTTGCTAACATAGCGGCGGAATGTGCACATAACTGTTGCCCCTCTTGTAGACCGTCATCCACTATGTTTCGATGTTTGTCTACAATTGTGACCGCCTTGTAGAAGAGGTACTCCATCATTGCCGTTACTGGAAGAAAACGAGTCCTCCTTATGTTGTCGTTGAAGCCCTCAAGCATGTTTGTGGTTGTTTGACCATCGCGAACACCACTATCGTGGGAAAGTGTCCACATCTCCAAAGGTATTGTAGCAAGATATTGTAGGGCGGTGGGGGAAATTTCACCAATCCTTGATATATATACGTCGTGCTTTGAAACTTGTGTGGTTCTTCCAGCTTTCCACATTATTTTTTTTAGTTCACCACCTGGGTGATGACTGCAAAAGTTACTTCTTACATGGAGGAGACAGAACCTATGGATGTCGAGTGGCTCAGCAAAACCGTTCTGAGGGTCTCGTAGGGCGGAGATAATGTTGGCTGCACGGTCAGAAATGATGCAGATGCCGGTCCGTTTCCGACAGACATGTCTTCGAAGACGCTGCAAAAACCAAGACCAGTTCTCGTACGTCCCCTCATCAACCAAGCCATAACAGAGAGGGAACAGGTGGTTGTTCGAATCAACACCCATAGCAATAAGCAGTTTGCCCCTATATCTTCCTTTCAAGAATGTCCCATATATTGAAATCACAGGATGTGCATATTGCCACCCGTCCATCATTGCCTTTAAAGACCAAAAAAATCGCTTGTAGACGGACGTGCCCCGTTCCTTAGCATGAGGGACAACATCGATCTCAGCAATGGTTCCAGAATTTGTCTTCATAATGGCTGCCAGGAACATGGGTAGAGCTTGGTATGTTGTAGCTAGTGGTGGCCATTCGTGCGGTCCGTGCGGTCCGGGCCGGGCTGACTACGGGTCGAGTACGTTAATTTTGGACACTGAACCGGCACGCTGGAGAATCGGGCCGGGCCGAGCCGGGTTCAGATATGAAAAAAGGAAATCGTATTCGGCACCGTGACTCGCGAGCTCACGGGTTTGTGCGAGCCGTGCGGGCCGAGTCGCGCGGGTTGAACGAGCTGCTTGATTATTTTTCGATTTTTGGCTTACAATTTTAATTCTTTATTACAAATATTTGTTTGATTATTTTTTACCAAATTACtttcattttaaataaatttttaattctTAGTAACTTTCATTTTTTATTAACTAAATTACTTAATTCCTAATTTAATTATTACAATATAATATAAGTGTCTATATGCTCCTATGTAGATGCCTGTTTGacttcaaaaataaaatattaattttcacATTAATGTATCTTAACAATATGAAGGAATAAAAAGATACAGCAAACTATTAAGTGATATGAAACCTGCGAGCCAGGTGGGTTGTGCGGGCCGGTCCGTGCAGTTCCACTTGGCGTGCGGTTCATGTGCGGGCCGGTCCGGGTCCGAATTTCAACTTTCTAATTCGTAACCGGCACTCCTGTTTTAACGAgctgtgcgggtttgaaccggcccgAATCGGGCCGAATAAAATCGAGCTTCCGTACGAGCCGGTCCCGAGTGGGCTGTTCAAACCCGCCCAAATGGCCACCTCTAGTTGTAGCCCAACTTCCATACACTTCCTCAATTACTATTTGCTTCCCTCTCCACGCTTTCTTGTACCCCACTATGTGGTTGTGCTCGTTGTTGATCAGCAGGAGAATGATTTTAATGGGAATTTCTGGTATATCTATTACTTGTTTCACATAAAA is a window of Apium graveolens cultivar Ventura chromosome 11, ASM990537v1, whole genome shotgun sequence DNA encoding:
- the LOC141696462 gene encoding uncharacterized protein LOC141696462 — encoded protein: MFLAAIMKTNSGTIAEIDVVPHAKERGTSVYKRFFWSLKAMMDGWQYAHPVISIYGTFLKGRYRGKLLIAMGVDSNNHLFPLCYGLVDEGTYENWSWFLQRLRRHVCRKRTGICIISDRAANIISALRDPQNGFAEPLDIHRFCLLHVRSNFCSHHPGGELKKIMWKAGRTTQVSKHDVYISRIGEISPTALQYLATIPLEMWTLSHDSGVRDGQTTTNMLEGFNDNIRRTRFLPVTAMMEYLFYKAVTIVDKHRNIVDDGLQEGQQLCAHSAAMLAKIRRKATGHTIITFHRLHGIMKILTHQYITAKGTVKGGKTQVVNLNDRTCTYGKWATHHMLCSHAMAGCITHGLSWEHLIENFHKNQTMQDLYRPIIYPLEPTQYWNYDLPVPWQRYGKLVPEESLKKLKKKRGDKGQSVRIRTEIDGPWSGKKCSVCNQGHTKRSKKCPGRPH